The following DNA comes from Quercus robur chromosome 1, dhQueRobu3.1, whole genome shotgun sequence.
CAGACTCATTTTCCATCAAATTGAAATCGAGCCGTTCAAACTCAATTTCAATACTCACAACAAAAACGAAAACAACAAAGAGAAACaatcaaacaattaaacaaTCTTCTTCTCAAACATTCAAACACAACCCATTTCCAAAAACTCTTCTTCTCcaacaatcaaacacaacaaccatagagaaacaacaaaattaacaaacccAAGACCCACCTGGGGTTTTGCTCAGATCAGATCGCACAGGTTTTGCTGGAGTTGCTTGGATCGGATCAGATCGGATCGGAGTTTTTGGAGTTGATTGGATCGGATTGATGGTTCTCTCTCACTTTGTCTTGTTCCATATCTCTCATTCAATGGCGGCTCTAGGATTTTTTCTAGAGGGTTCAGTAATGACAGAGCTAAGAATTTGTCATTTGTCATGAGGGGCAAGTAAAAAAGTTAAatgattaatcttttttttctatagATATAACTTCCATATTGTatacaataatctaaaataatattctaaatacaatttagtATACAATACAACTATATTATACAATAGTCTAAAACCATTATAAAATAGGTAAGACAACAACTATAGAATACATAaactaatataattaaattactaatcatacatttttgtcaaattaataataacttgttatatttatatttaatatcaattatataaaaatatatgataaagaaggAGAAGACTAGTAACACACATAGGAGTAGGACTAGGAGTAAATGTGaactaagaaaaaaatagtaactcatataagtttttgcttttgaagtggATGACTTCTTAACCATACACATAGACATAGTCACTCTCTTGGAATTGAGGATagaaaaacttagaaaaaaaatagatgggAGAAACAAAGATAGAAAGAATGAGGAAAAAATTACAGATATGGATACAGATTTGTTAGTTATAACagtgatgtaatttttttgttaatgaagGAGAAAAATGCAAGGAAAAACAACTTCATTTCATTGTCAACTGCAAAGTAAGCTAGAATCCtagaaagaatatatatatatatatatatatatttaatgaatGAGCAAAATTTTTGGAACCGACACAatactttcaaaaaatttccacaACAAAATCTCGATAACCAATTGTTAaaggtagataaaaaaaatcttgttagTTGTGGGTCTAGATAAAAAGCAGTTACACCTTGCCacatattattgtaaaaatattgtgaaattaaaattaagatgaTCATAATCTAACTTCAAGCTTATTTCAACTaggattaaacaaaatttaggatgagggtgttcaaatttttatttgacggggtcaaaatgaaaaaatttaaaaaaatttatatataaaatttttgtttgggctaggtcagggggttcatttgaaccccctggcCTTAATGTAACGCTGCCCATGCTCTCATTCCCCACCGAAGCTCACCTAGGTTTTGCTCAGATCGGATCGGACCTGGGTTTTGTTGGAGTTGAGTTTTGCTTGAATAATGAAATCGAGTCCAATAGGCTTGAGCTCTATGTTGAAATCGACTTCATTGTGCTCAATTTAGAACACCGAAATCAAGTTTATTgcactcgagatgttagtttcctaaatagttttgaaaacgtgctaactaacaaaattgtttgaaaatcaatattattttgaaaaacaaaatcccTAATATTAGTTAAAAGTTGTTGAGTGTTTGaaggaaaggaaagagaaaagagaaaagaaagcacAAAAGCAGGATTTTAACTTGATTCATATGTCCACAGCAGAAACTCTTTTGTTAGGGTTTTAGACCCCAGTTGAGTTAGACTCAATCAGATTtctaatcaattaattaaagtGATTGAATATATAATTAGATTTGACTTAAAACAAACATcacacaatcacaaatcacaagaATACCAAgaatgatgacctaggaaaacttttgaaactatgGTTTCAAAGTAAAAGACCtagggagaatttaacctaaacAATCCTCAAGGCAACATTTCACTAATAGAATGGAGGTTTATACAATAGACTTAGCCCTAAATCTACTGCTACGTCACGTAGTACTTACTCACATGACCACACACAGCTTCAAATCCATGGACTCTTCTATTGTGAAACTGTTGCACATAAACACTCTTGTTTgggactttgagactccactcaaaggttaaGATCATCAACTGTGGTTGATTTGATTGCATCAACTTTACTCTATAGCCAGATCTGTTATTTGCACAAGGTTTCCAGTCGTAGCTTCAAAAGGGTTTGGAAGAACTCCAATTTTGTGCACTGCCCTTCTCTTGAATATGTAAAAACGTGCTCTAGGATTTGTATTTAAATATCCTTAAGATCCATCAAAACCCTAGATCCAATGGCTGAGAAAGAAAGTGAGAATTCAGATCTGCATAAATCTCAATCGGTCGAGATAAGTGAGACTATTTCTGCATTTATCTTTTCCTACTTTCTTGAGTCTTCAATTGTGTAGAACTTCATTTGTCTTGTTTCTGAATATTTCTAGAGTAAACACTTAGACAAAAACTAAGTTCTAAAGATTACAATTTGTTCGTGGTTGCCAACCTAAAAATATGGACTTTACATCCTTACTATTGGACTCTTGTGTTTGCAATGAACAAAAGTATGGTTTATATATACTAGAGAACTACTCTAAGTTAGCCCTAAACTAACTcataatttgtttgtttgttctacAAGCACATAGACCATATATCTTTAACAATATTTAAACCCTTAAGTATTATGCTTTTCTTCCTCTTATAATTTTTCCATGTTACAATATCAATACATAGTGTTGTAAAAGctcaataaatttgttatttcaACACCCAAAAAATGTTGCTTCAATCTTACATGCAGAAATGTTTGACATAGAGTAGATGCTACTAAGCCCTAATTAAATTTGACCTCCCATTTGCATAAACGAAAATAAATTCTCTGTCTATTTTAAATACAATTTagatctttttatatttaatagttAGGTGCTAGTAGTTTCAAACATTGTGGATCCAAGGTGTAATCAAGATTTATTCATGAACTGATTGCTTTGCCTTTCCTATTACAAAATGACTTGCTTTGCATTTCCTATTACACAATGATTTGCactgaaaaaataataataataacaaatcatttaatttgataataattatttcaatgGAATTACATCAAGGGAAACAATGTAAACTTTATTCAAACTATATAGTGGTTCATCATTgctattacaaatatttttccaaaatgtAGTTGACTTAAAATTGTTTCTGAAGATAATCAACTACATTCTTGTCCAGCTGGAAGGCCTTGGCAAGAACATCAGGATTGATTGGAGGATTAGATCCAAAGACCGCGTTTGCTATGGTGATCAACCCAGGATTTTGACTGCTAAGACCAGCAAAGGCAACAGCATTGGTCTGCCCTATGTTGAATTGGAAGTGAATGAGACCAATTGGGAAGACAAAGACATCTCCCTTGTTTAGAACTTTGGTGAAGAGTTTGTTTGGGTTGGATGTGACAAATCCAACCAAGAGAGTACCCTCAATGACTACCAAAAGCTCAGTGCCACGAGGGTGAGTGTGAGGAGGATTCAGGCCATTTGGGGCAAAGTCGAGACGAGCCAAAGATATGCCTAGAGTGTTGAGACCAGGTAATTTATTGACATTCACAAGATTGACACTTGATCCAAGTTTACTTGCAGCTGTGTTTCCAGGAATATTGAGTCCGGGAAAGAAAAAATCGTTGGCTGTGACAGTTGCTGGGtccttgcaaaattttccattcacaAATACTacacaaagaaaagtttgttatTGTCATAAATAAGAAAGTTCTATAATTAACAATGGACAATAGCATGTCTTgtcggcaaaaaaaaaaaaaaaagagtctaatGTAGATGATATAACGTAGGTGatgataataatttaattaatgtgTTGAACTTCATGAAAATGATCTCGAAAGAACGTAGGTGATTATGACACTGCTACGTTCTGCTAATAATGAGCGGGCATGTAGATTTGCAGTtcgttaaaattaaaaaaaaaaaaaaaaaaaaaaaaaaaaaaaaaaaaaaggagggagcATGTGCATACCAGCAGAATCGGTGTTGTTAACTGCGACACAAAAGTCTTGCAAAGGACTAGGGTCATAAGCTGAAACAAGGGTGGTTGCCAAAGCCAAAATGGCCACAGTAAAAAGG
Coding sequences within:
- the LOC126724240 gene encoding germin-like protein subfamily 1 member 7, whose protein sequence is MMKGVPYLFTVAILALATTLVSAYDPSPLQDFCVAVNNTDSAVFVNGKFCKDPATVTANDFFFPGLNIPGNTAASKLGSSVNLVNVNKLPGLNTLGISLARLDFAPNGLNPPHTHPRGTELLVVIEGTLLVGFVTSNPNKLFTKVLNKGDVFVFPIGLIHFQFNIGQTNAVAFAGLSSQNPGLITIANAVFGSNPPINPDVLAKAFQLDKNVVDYLQKQF